From the genome of Labrus bergylta chromosome 4, fLabBer1.1, whole genome shotgun sequence, one region includes:
- the LOC109984034 gene encoding voltage-dependent calcium channel beta subunit-associated regulatory protein has product MSDESPVLTSLTDNSTDVPVSAGQVENYVLLLVMLSVFAGGMLVLLSLLLLFCHRCCMGGRRYSRASDDLEKTNTTYAEDSQPTQEITIHLDESDALSASSCHDGESERFVSTGSTGRRVSFNESALYVQEKTTQDKGRRYTLTEGDFHHLKNARLTHLHLPPAPCDLKILTIMECDSTESSTVNISEVSAPKLPLTIYQPTDRRVSDWKGQGLSGGLPGDPHHSTILDQGPRQASSGLKPQHTRSQTMEAVGDREQAEGEKKVRGELTQTLGQSSVLHFFTKLRRHASLEGAGPYFRRWKFDSSHRAASLDAKGSPKRRPFQRQRAASETTDHTEDDSSPLRDKAVESFPQTPNQTSGLQALSAESLSHQATAPTSFLSRLQLEAMADVGGNSSVRREDLCLPTNDCQAQRQEKATANGTGVEKETTFGAGTETAGLEGESAEEDDLFGEEQDAAIKERFEDLLSKAEDTKTDSVTSDLRKKGEAELDDGDEAVLGAEARRRADSGSSFTFIVRQESSENPPSLYRDIWSLRASLEQYASSDQSSTDRESIRSDADSVSSLSGAGARSGLDSCLSQDLDDEPEGEGEGEGERAEGRIRGASGGDSDMGSGAGGEGEAGNRKLLQMDSGYASIEAPSRAPEEMRLFGTPGAPRGKTASERRMFFTSSGRKGSVCESIEARLFQEELEDEMADRTEKEKKLKNRSETGSQSLTLQEPYRQRLKSLHPEKPSESQSQLISPLMKPRSPHKPRLCRRDYSIDEKTDALFNEFLRHDPRFDQQESPLRTRHRSRVHLRKQWQRHKQYSDPGTSAGGRYSPSLERQRFTPLRRGDSAGYPLDTRYHSTLSRIASAADEEASEVAACEEAAKENKEDKVPSCGGALGGGIESTASSTSEGTEETKSCAETTCAADGCQVSMKTETESTTSQSLTTLTTQRRFMDPKVDNRNNNSSQAILSEVSLQTERCLTDKLAVAVEERLYGDLRTAEKLSQGGTERVLAGVRASPGFNPT; this is encoded by the exons ATGAGCGATGAGTCGCCTGTTCTGACAAGTCTGACCGACAACTCCACC GACGTGCCTGTGTCTGCAGGTCAGGTGGAGAACTATGTGCTACTGTTGGTGATGCTGAGTGTTTTTGCCGGGGGGATGCTGGtgctgctctccctgctgctaCTCTTCTGTCATCGCTGCTGCATGGGGGGGCGACGCTACTCCAG agCCAGCGATGACCTTGAGAAGACAAACACCACCTATGCTGAGGACTCTCAGCCCACCCAAG AGATTACCATTCATCTGGATGAATCAGACGCTCTCTCAGCTTCAAGCTGTCACGATGGAGAGTCAGAACGATTCGTCTCCACCGGGTCTACTGGCCGCAGAGTTTCCTTCAATGAATCTGCACTTTACGTACAGGAGAAGACGACTCAGGATAAAGGACGCAG GTACACTCTGACTGAGGGTGACTTCCATCACTTGAAAAACGCCCGGCTGACCCACCTCCACCTTCCTCCAGCTCCATGTGATTTAAAGATCCTCACTATCATGGAGTGTGACTCAACAGAGAGCAGCACTGTCAACATCAGTGAGGTGTCTGCTCCCAAACTGCCCCTCACCATCTATCAG CCCACTGACAGGAGAGTCTCAGACTGGAAGGGACAGGGCCTCAGCGGAGGTTTGCCAGGAGACCCGCACCACTCAACCATCCTGGACCAGGGCCCCCGACAGGCCTCATCAGGCCTAAAACCACAACACACACGCTCCCAGACT ATGGAGGCTGTTGGGGACAGGGAGCAGGCCGAGGGAGAAAAGAAGGTGAGAGGAGAGTTGACTCAAACTTTGGGCCAGAGTTCAGTTCTACATTTCTTCACTAAACTGCGGCGTCATGCCAGTCTGGAGGGGGCTGGACCATACTTCAGGAGGTGGAAGTTTGACAGCAGTCACCGGGCTGCCAGCTTGGATGCTAAAG GATCTCCCAAGAGAAGGCCatttcagagacagagagcagcaaGTGAAACCACTGATCACACTGAAGATGACTCTTCTCCTCTTCGAGACAAGGCTGTTGAATCTTTCCCACAAACTCCCAATCAGACAAGCGGCCTCCAGGCACTCtctgcagagtctctgtctCACCAAGCCACTGCTCCCACATCCTTCCTCAGCAG GCTACAACTTGAGGCCATGGCGGACGTAGGAGGCAACAGCAGCGTCAGAAGAGAGGATCTCTGTTTGCCTACAAATGACTGTCAAGCTCAGAGGCAAGAGAAAGCCACAGCAAATGGAACAGgagtagaaaaagaaacaacGTTTGGTGCAGGTACAGAAACGGCGGGACTTGAGGGAGAATCTGCTGAAGAAGACGACTTGTTTGGGGAAGAACAAGACGCTGCCATAAAGGAAAGGTTTGAAGACCTGTTGAGTAAAgctgaagacacaaaaacagacagtgtGACATCAGACTTGAGGAAAAAAGGTGAGGCAGAGTTAGATGATGGGGATGAGGCGGTATTGGGAGCTGAAGCCAGACGACGAGCCGACTCAGGCTCATCCTTTACTTTCATAGTTCGTCAGGAGAGCTCGGAAAATCCTCCCTCCCTGTACAGAGACATTTGGAGCTTGCGTGCCTCTCTTGAGCAATACGCCTCCTCAGACCAGAGCAGCACGGATCGGGAGTCTATCCGCAGTGATGCTGACAGCGTTTCATCCCTTAGTGGCGCAGGGGCTCGCTCTGGACTGGACAGCTGCTTGTCCCAAGACCTGGATGATGAgcctgaaggagaaggagaaggggagggagagagggcgGAGGGAAGGATCAGAGGGGCGTCAGGTGGAGACAGTGACATGGGAAGTGGGGCAGGAGGGGAAGGGGAGGCAGGCAACCGTAAGCTACTCCAGATGGACAGTGGCTATGCCTCTATTGAAGCACCATCCAGAGCTCCTGAAGAAATGCGACTTTTCGGGACTCCTGGAGCTCCTCGAGGAAAGACGGCGTCTGAAAGAAGGATGTTCTTTACAAGCTCAGGGAGAAAAGGTTCAGTGTGTGAGAGCATTGAGGCCCGTCTttttcaggaggagctggaggatgAGATGGCTGACAgaacagagaaggagaagaaacttAAGAACAGATCTGAAACTGGCAGCCAATCTCTGACACTTCAAGAACCATATCGACAACGTCTGAAGTCCCTCCATCCTGAGAAACCTTCAGAATCTCAATCACAGCTTATATCTCCACTGATGAAGCCCCGTAGTCCGCATAAACCTCGTCTCTGCCGCCGTGACTACAGCATCGACGAGAAGACGGACGCTTTGTTCAACGAGTTCCTCCGTCACGATCCGAGGTTCGACCAGCAGGAATCTCCATTGCGCACCAGGCACCGATCCAGGGTTCACCTCCGGAAACAGTGGCAGAGACACAAGCAATACAGCGACCCAGGGACAAGTGCTGGGGGAAGGTACTCCCCATCTTTGGAGAGGCAGAGGTTTACCCCTCTGCGGAGAGGTGACAGTGCAGGATACCCTCTGGACACCAGGTATCACAGCACTCTTTCACGCATTGCAagtgcagctgatgaagaagCCAGTGAGGTAGCGGCTTGTGAAGAAGCAGCCAAAGAGAACAAGGAAGACAAAGTTCCATCATGTGGAGGGGCATTGGGGGGTGGTATAGAAAGTACAGCCAGCTCAACCTCTGAAGGCACTGAAGAAACAAAGAGTTGTGCAGAGACGACCTGTGCCGCAGATGGCTGCCAAGTCTCCATGAAAACGGAGACAGAAAGCACAACAAGCCAGTCTTTGACCACTTTGACTACACAGAGGAGGTTCATGGATCCCAAAGTCGACAACAGGAACAACAACAGTAGTCAAGCGATCCTCTCAGAGGTTTCCCTGCAGACAGAAAGATGCCTGACAGACAAGCTGGCGGTGGCAGTAGAGGAGAGGCTCTATGGGGACCTGCGCACTGCTGAGAAGCTCAGTCAGGGAGGAACAGAGAGGGTGCTCGCTGGTGTGCGAGCATCACCTGGCTTCAATCCCACATAA